The Actinomycetota bacterium DNA segment TCGCCGTAGGAGCGGCCGGGAATGCCGTACTTCTTCTCGATGTACCTCTCGTTGATCAACGAAAGCTCCGATACTCCCCGCAGCGGGTAGAGCACCACGATGTCCGGGTCCTTGACCAGCTGGAACAGGTCCCGGTCCCCGGAGACGATCTCCACCCGGCCGGGGCAGCGGGGGATGAGGGCGCCGATGATGTCCTCCGCCTCCCAGTCGGCCACCCCGGCGGTGGGGACCTTGGCCGCCTTGAGGACCTCGTAGATGACCGGCATCTGGGCATCCAGTGTCGGCTGGGGAACTCCGACCCGGTGGGTCTTGTAGCTGGGGACCAGGTCTACCCGCCACTGGGGCCGCCAGTCCTCGTCGTCGCAGCAGACCAGCAGGTCGGGATCGCGATCCTGGACCAGGCGGGCCAGCATGTTGAGGAAGCCGTAAGCGGCGTTGACCGGCATGCCGTCGGGGGCGGTGACCGAGTCGGGGGTCGAAAAGAATGCCCGGTAGATCAGGCTGGCCGCGTCAATCAGGAGGGCGCGGCCGGGGGTGCGACTCTCAGTCGTAGTGGATCCCCGAGTACTTCATGAGCTTCTTCCAGTGGTGGTCGGCGGTGATCAGCCGGACCGTGCCGGATCGGGAGCTCATGACGAGCGACGTGGTGGTGGCACCGTCGCCCCGGTACTGAACGGCCGGGAGCAGGTCGCCTCCCGTGATGCCGGTGGCGGCGAAGAACGAGTCCCCGACGACCAGCTCGTCCTGGTCGAGGACCTGCTTGAGGTCGTAGCCGGCGTCGATGAGGCTCTGACGCTCCTCGTCGCTCTGCGGATCTAGTCGCCCCTGGATGGCGCCGCCGAGCGCTTTCAGGGCGGCTGCGGTGATGACCCCCTCGGGAGTGCCTCCGGTGCCCAACAGCAGGTCGACACCGCTGCGGGAAGTGGCTGCGGAGAGCCCGGCCGCCACGTCGCCGTCGGTGATCAGACGGATTCGGGCTCCGGCTTCCCGGATCTCCTTGATAAGGGTCTGGTGGCGGGGCTTGTCCATGAGGATGACGGTCACGTCCTCGACGTCGATCCCCTTGGCCTTGGCCACCGCCTGGATGTTGTGCGCCGGGGGGGCGTCGATCTCGATGACGTCGGCCGCCTCGGGCCCGGTGGCAATCTTCTTCATGTAGAACGCCGGGCCCGGGTCCCACATAGCTCCCCGTCCCGCCACAGCGATGACCGAGATCCCGCCGGGCATCCCGCGGGAGGTGATCGTGGTTCCCTCGACCGGGTCGACGGCAACATCCACCTCGGGCGGTACTCCGGTGCCTACCCGCTCGCCGTTGGAGAGCCAGGGGGCGTCGTCCTTCTCGCCTTCGCCGATGACGATGATGCCGTCCATCTGGCAGGTGGCGATCATCAGCCGCATGGCGTCGACGGCTGCGCCGTCGGCCGCCTCCTTGTCGCCCCGGCCCATCCAGCGGCCGGCAGCCATGGCGCCGGCCTCGGTGACACGCACCAGTTCCATGCCCAGGTTGCGGTCCCCGGAGGACAGGGTGAAGACTTCGTCGTTATCGCTCATAGCCGCATATTACTTGAAACGGCTCCAGGCGCCGCCGTGTCGTACGGGCAGAAACCGGGTACCGCTATCCTTCCCAACCAGCGAGGCTAGACTTTAATGATGAAGTCGGACGACACGCAGCAGTTCGAAGCTCCCCCTACGCGGGAGATGCCCCGCGTGACGGCGGTTAAGCAGACCCGGCGGGTTCTCGTGCTGGCCCTGGGCGGCACCCTGCTGGCCGCAGGACTGGCGCTAATGGTTCTGCCCGGACCGGGCATCCCGCTGATCTTCCTCGGCCTCACGGTGCTGTCCTGGGAGTTTCCTGCGGCCAAGCGTCTGCTCTTCAACATGAAGATGAAGATCAAGCAGTTGCGGGATTCCCGCAAAAAACGCAGCTAGAGGCCGCGGCAAGCCTTGGCGGAGGCAGGTGCGGCGGACGAGCTGACCCCGTTTGAAGCGGTCACCCACTTCTTCAACCGCGCCGCCGACCTCATTCAACTCCCCGACGCCACCCGCAAGGTGCTCGGGCGCAGCTACCGGGAGTTGACCGTCCAGGTCGTGGTTCTCATGGACAGCGGCGACCACCAGGTGCTGACCGGCTACCGCTTCCAGCACAACGGCGCCCGGGGCCCGTACAAGGGCGGGACCCGCTTCCACCCCGAGGTCGACGCCGACGACATCCGCTCCCTCGCCGCTTTGATGACCTGGAAGACCGCGGTGGTCGACGTTCCCTTCGGCGGGGCCAAGGGTGGCATCCAGGTCGACCCGCGCAATATGACCACCAACGAACTGGAGCGGATGACCCGGGTCTACACCAACCAGATCTCCCAGTTCCTCGGCAGCCACCGGGATATCCCCGCCCCCGACGTCAACACCAACGCCCAGGTCATGGCCTGGATGATGGACGAGTACGGAAAGCGCCACGGCTACACACCGGAGATCGTGACCGGCAAGCCGATCGCCCTGGGCGGCTCCTACGGACGGGACGCGGCGACCGGCCGGGGCACCGTGATAGTCATGAACGAGGCGGTCGAGCACATGGGGCTGGTCCCCCACGAGTGCCGGATCGCAATCCAGGGCTTCGGCAACGTCGGCAGCTGGGCCGCCCGGGTGGCCCACGAGAGGGGCTACCGGATCGTTGCGGTTTCCGACATCGAAGGCGGCGTCTTCAACGAGTCCGGCCTGGACATTCCCAAGCTGCTGGCGCACCACACCGAGACCGGCGTCGTCGGCGGCTTCCCAGCGGCAGAGGCGATCAGCAACGCCCAGCTTCTGGCGCTGCCGGTGGATGTCCTGCTCCCGGCGGCCATGGGGCGGGCGATCCACTGCGGCAACGTCGACACGCTGCAGTGCCGCATGGTGGTCGAGGGGGCCAACAACCCGATCACTCCGGGAGCCGACGAGATCCTCAACAAGCGGGGGGTGGTCGTGGTCCCCGACATCCTGGCGAACGCCGGCGGGGTGATTGTCAGCTACTTCGAGTGGACCCAGAACATCCAGCAGTTCCGCTGGGACGAGGTCGACGTCAACCAGCGGCTCACGAAGAAGCTCGTCGAGGCCTACGACCGGGTTTCGACCTTCGCCCGGCTACAAAGCGTCTCGCTGCGGGAGGCGGCGTTTGCGATTGCGGTTCAGCGGGTGGCCGAGACGGCCCACCTCCGGGGCTACATCTAGCCCACCGTAAACTCCGCGAACATGCCCCGGCGCATGTGGGTGTCGGCGTTCGGGTCGAAGACCATGTCCTCCATCTCCTCCATGTCGTGGCCGGAGTGCCCTTCCTCGGGGAAGGTGCCGGTGGGGATCAGGCACACGGCGGCGTAGCGCCCCGCCGCCAGGTCGGCGTCGAACGACTGTTTGTCGCCGGGGTCGGCCGACACCATCCCGACGCTGGTCATCTTGTCCTGTGCCTCGTCCAGTGACTTGTCGAGCAGCTCGGATACCGAGCCGAGGTCACCGGAGAGCCTGAACACGTGGATCTCGTGAACCTCGCGGCCTTGGTTGTCGATGCTGAAAGTGGTGTCGCCGGCCTCGAGCGTTTCGGGCAGCCCCCGGAAGGCGTACTCACCGGCGGTGACGTCGACCGGCCGGCCGCCGCCCCCCGAGCCGCCGCAAGCTGCCGGAACCACCAGCAGAACCGCCGGTACGGCGAGCCGGAAGAAACGGTGCGGGTCCATCCCAGCCATCCTAGGTCAGTTCCAAACCGGTCCGCCTCACGCACCCGGCCTCCGGGCCGTAAGATTGAGAATCCTGAATACGACCTCGGCAACGCCTGCGCGGACCCCCTCCTATCTACGCCTTCTTCTGGTCGTCCTGGGCACGGCCACTTTCTTCGAGGGGTTCGACACCGCCATCAGCGCGATCGTCCTCAAGGACCTGGCGGAGACGTTCAACATCCCGCTCGACGAGACGGCGCAGATCACCGGGCCGCTCATTCCGATCGGACTCGGCGCCTTCGGGGCGCTGGCGGTCACGATGCTCGGCGACCGGATCGGCCGCCGTCCGCTGCTCGTGGGAACGACGTTCATGTACGCGATCTTCACCGGCCTGACGGCGACCTCGCAGAACCTCACCCAGTTTGTGATCTTCCAGTTCTTCGCTCGCACGTTCCTGCTCGCCGAGTATGCGACGGCGATAACGATCGTCTCCGAGGAGTTCCCCGCCGAGCGGCGGGGCCGGGCTCTCGGCACGCTGACCGCCCTGGGGGCGCTCGGGCTTCCGATCGTCGCAGTCCTGCACCTTCTCGTGAAGGACACCGCCCTGGGGTGGAGGGTCCTTTACCTTGTGGGACTGATCCCGCTGGTCGCCATCGGCTTTCTCCGGCTGAAACTGAAGGAGACCGAACGCTGGACCGCCGCCAAGGCGGACGGGTCGACCATGAGCCGGCACCGGATCCGCCAGGTCCTGAGGGTCGGCCACCGCAGGACCATGTGGATGGTGGGCGCCCTCTACTTCTTCTCGCACTTTGCTTTACTGGGCGCGGTCACCTGGTGGCCCTTCTACGCCGGGGTCCACCTCGAGTACTCCGACGGGACCATTGCTCTCCTTCTGGGTATCGCCTACCCCCTTGGCGTCACGGGCTACTACCTGGCCGGCCGCCTCGCGGACCGCTTTGGCCGCCGGCGGACCGGCACGGTGTTCTTGTTCCTGGGCATGCTCTTCGGGATCGTGGTCTTCCAGGTGTCGGACCCCGTGCTCATGTTCCCGGCTCTGGTTCTGGCAGTCTTCTTCGGGTTCGGGATGAACCCGATCCTCGCCGCAGTGGCGGCCGAGCTGTTCCCCACCGCCCTGCGGGCCACGGCGGTCGCCTTCGTCCGGTCGATCTTCGGCACCATCGGCGGCATCGCCGGGCCCATCACAGTCGGGGTCCTTGCCGGCGCCAGCGCCGCCGAGCGGTTTCCCTCCGTCCCACTGCTGGGCAGCATGGGCGACGTCGTAGGGTTCGTCGCACTCATGAACATCCCGGCCGGGATCATGCTTTGGAAGCTCCCGGAGACCGCAGGCAGCGAGCTCGAGAGCATCACCGCCGAAGACGAGGAAGCGTTGAGACCCGAGACGGCCTAGATGCGCAGCAAGGGCGACATCCGGCGTCTTCTGACGACGAACTCCGACTTCCGAAAACTCTGGTCGGCCCAGCTGATCTCATTGGGCGGCGACTGGTTCACCACCGTCGCCCTGCTCGGGCTGGTGCTCGACCTCACCGGGTCGGCCCTGAACGCCGGCATGATCCTCGCCGCGTCGATCCTCCCCCAGTTCCTGCTTTCACCGATCTCCGGGTCGTTCGCCGACCGCTTCGACCGCAAGCGGCTCATGGTTGCGACCGATCTGTTGCGGATGGTTCTCGCCTTGGGGATGCTGCTGGTCCGGTCTCCGGAAACGGTGTGGATCGGCCTGTTCTGCCTGGCCGGAATGTCGGCCCTCAGTGCGTTCTTCCAGCCTGCGTCGGGGGCCAGCCTCCCCAACCTCGTGGCGCCCGGCGACCTTGCGGCCGCCAACACCCTGACCTCCGCCTCGTGGGGAACCATGCTGGCCGTCGGCGCAGCCCTCGGCGGTCTGGTCGCCGGGACGCTGGGCCGGGAAGCGGCGTTTGTGATCGATGCGGTCTCGTTCCTGGTGTCGGCACTGCTGGTGGTTCGGATCCGGGCGGACTTCTCACAGCGCCGGGCCCCCGGCCAGGTGGCCGCCCGCACCGGCCACAGCATCCGCGAGGGTTTCGCCTACGCCCGGTCCGACTCCCGGGTGCTGGCGCTGCTGGCGTCCAAGGGCGGATTCGGGCTCGGTGTCGGGGTGGTCGCCCTCCTGCCGGTCTTCGCCACCGACGTCTTCCGTGCGGGCGACGAGGGAATCGGGCTCCTCTTCGCCGCCCGGGGAGTGGGAGCGCTCCTCGGACCCTTCCTCGCCATTCGTTACGTGAGGGACGACGAACGCCGCCTGTTGATCGCCCTGGCCGCGTCCATCGGCATTTACGGCCTCTGCTACCTCGCGCTCGCTGCGGCGCCGACCCTGGCAGTCGCCGCCGGAATCGGGGTGGTCGCCCACCTCGGCGGAGGCGCCCAGTGGGTCCTCTCCAGCTACGGCCTGCAGCGGATCGTCCCCGACTACGTGAGAGGCAGGGTCCTGGCTCTCGACCTGGGGCTGGTCAGCCTCAGCATCGGGGTCAGTTCGGTCGCCGCCGGTCGCCTGGCCGACATGGGGCACCCGAGGACGGTCATGGCAGGCCTGGCCGGGCTGGAGATCCTCTACGCCCTTGGGTTCGCCCTCTTCACCCGCAAGATGTGGGCGAAAAAGCCGGCCGGTCCGGAACACAGGCCGAAGGCGTTGGATCGCCGCATCGACGGGTGAGCAAAGAGGTCTCGGCACTCATCGAGTTGCTCCCGTCGGGGTCAGGGCGGTCCGCTCGGCAGAGCCGGAGCAACCGGCTATGCCGCGCCCATGGCGGCGTCCATCCCGCACGGGAATCGAAGGAGTCGTGCCCATGCGAGGAACGCTACGGCAGCCGGCTTCCCAATCCTGACTCAGTGTGAGGCGAGAGCTACCGAGCCCCACGACAGCAGGAACAGCGCGGTCATCATGATCAGCGGGATGATCGTCCAGACCACCTCGATCGCCAGCACCCGAACCCGTCCCGGCTGCCCGTCCGGCCTCTTGTAACCGATCACGCCAACCAGGATCGCAGCCGAGAAGGCGACGAAGATGGCGCCTGCCGCCACCAGGACGATCGGGTAGATCGACTCGATGGCCGGCACGTTCAGCAGGACGTCGGCCGCCAGCGCGACGAAGACGAGCACCAG contains these protein-coding regions:
- a CDS encoding 5'-3' exonuclease, with protein sequence MIDAASLIYRAFFSTPDSVTAPDGMPVNAAYGFLNMLARLVQDRDPDLLVCCDDEDWRPQWRVDLVPSYKTHRVGVPQPTLDAQMPVIYEVLKAAKVPTAGVADWEAEDIIGALIPRCPGRVEIVSGDRDLFQLVKDPDIVVLYPLRGVSELSLINERYIEKKYGIPGRSYGDYAILRGDTSDGLPGVPGIGEKTAQALISKYKTLSNVVEAAMTGDGAGALGKVRKGLDYVDRATQVVLISDEAPIGEVDMARPDGESSPELEALAEKYGLKNPVDRLLTALRR
- the glpX gene encoding class II fructose-bisphosphatase; protein product: MSDNDEVFTLSSGDRNLGMELVRVTEAGAMAAGRWMGRGDKEAADGAAVDAMRLMIATCQMDGIIVIGEGEKDDAPWLSNGERVGTGVPPEVDVAVDPVEGTTITSRGMPGGISVIAVAGRGAMWDPGPAFYMKKIATGPEAADVIEIDAPPAHNIQAVAKAKGIDVEDVTVILMDKPRHQTLIKEIREAGARIRLITDGDVAAGLSAATSRSGVDLLLGTGGTPEGVITAAALKALGGAIQGRLDPQSDEERQSLIDAGYDLKQVLDQDELVVGDSFFAATGITGGDLLPAVQYRGDGATTTSLVMSSRSGTVRLITADHHWKKLMKYSGIHYD
- a CDS encoding PGPGW domain-containing protein, with the translated sequence MKSDDTQQFEAPPTREMPRVTAVKQTRRVLVLALGGTLLAAGLALMVLPGPGIPLIFLGLTVLSWEFPAAKRLLFNMKMKIKQLRDSRKKRS
- a CDS encoding Glu/Leu/Phe/Val dehydrogenase dimerization domain-containing protein; the encoded protein is MAEAGAADELTPFEAVTHFFNRAADLIQLPDATRKVLGRSYRELTVQVVVLMDSGDHQVLTGYRFQHNGARGPYKGGTRFHPEVDADDIRSLAALMTWKTAVVDVPFGGAKGGIQVDPRNMTTNELERMTRVYTNQISQFLGSHRDIPAPDVNTNAQVMAWMMDEYGKRHGYTPEIVTGKPIALGGSYGRDAATGRGTVIVMNEAVEHMGLVPHECRIAIQGFGNVGSWAARVAHERGYRIVAVSDIEGGVFNESGLDIPKLLAHHTETGVVGGFPAAEAISNAQLLALPVDVLLPAAMGRAIHCGNVDTLQCRMVVEGANNPITPGADEILNKRGVVVVPDILANAGGVIVSYFEWTQNIQQFRWDEVDVNQRLTKKLVEAYDRVSTFARLQSVSLREAAFAIAVQRVAETAHLRGYI
- a CDS encoding MFS transporter, whose translation is MRILNTTSATPARTPSYLRLLLVVLGTATFFEGFDTAISAIVLKDLAETFNIPLDETAQITGPLIPIGLGAFGALAVTMLGDRIGRRPLLVGTTFMYAIFTGLTATSQNLTQFVIFQFFARTFLLAEYATAITIVSEEFPAERRGRALGTLTALGALGLPIVAVLHLLVKDTALGWRVLYLVGLIPLVAIGFLRLKLKETERWTAAKADGSTMSRHRIRQVLRVGHRRTMWMVGALYFFSHFALLGAVTWWPFYAGVHLEYSDGTIALLLGIAYPLGVTGYYLAGRLADRFGRRRTGTVFLFLGMLFGIVVFQVSDPVLMFPALVLAVFFGFGMNPILAAVAAELFPTALRATAVAFVRSIFGTIGGIAGPITVGVLAGASAAERFPSVPLLGSMGDVVGFVALMNIPAGIMLWKLPETAGSELESITAEDEEALRPETA
- a CDS encoding MFS transporter — its product is MRSKGDIRRLLTTNSDFRKLWSAQLISLGGDWFTTVALLGLVLDLTGSALNAGMILAASILPQFLLSPISGSFADRFDRKRLMVATDLLRMVLALGMLLVRSPETVWIGLFCLAGMSALSAFFQPASGASLPNLVAPGDLAAANTLTSASWGTMLAVGAALGGLVAGTLGREAAFVIDAVSFLVSALLVVRIRADFSQRRAPGQVAARTGHSIREGFAYARSDSRVLALLASKGGFGLGVGVVALLPVFATDVFRAGDEGIGLLFAARGVGALLGPFLAIRYVRDDERRLLIALAASIGIYGLCYLALAAAPTLAVAAGIGVVAHLGGGAQWVLSSYGLQRIVPDYVRGRVLALDLGLVSLSIGVSSVAAGRLADMGHPRTVMAGLAGLEILYALGFALFTRKMWAKKPAGPEHRPKALDRRIDG